In the genome of Gloeotrichia echinulata CP02, one region contains:
- a CDS encoding response regulator produces MYLAHSFISDDKKHHSQQPLILAVEDHDDSLLLISYALESLGCRFICQTDSATTLLVAKEHQPDLIMLDIFLPGLSGIEVVYYLKQDPLTSHIPVVAVTALATREDRESLLKAGFNDYISKPYMIEDLETVIRRHLYSKLEPQPALELCQE; encoded by the coding sequence ATGTATCTGGCACATTCATTTATAAGTGACGACAAGAAGCACCACTCTCAGCAGCCGTTAATTTTGGCAGTAGAAGATCATGATGATAGTCTACTGTTGATTAGTTATGCACTTGAGTCACTTGGCTGTAGATTCATTTGTCAAACAGACAGTGCTACCACATTACTGGTAGCGAAAGAGCATCAGCCAGACTTGATCATGTTGGATATTTTTTTACCTGGACTGAGTGGGATCGAGGTGGTGTATTATCTGAAGCAAGATCCGCTCACTTCCCACATTCCAGTTGTCGCAGTCACAGCTTTAGCAACTAGGGAGGATCGAGAATCTCTGCTGAAGGCGGGTTTTAATGATTACATCAGCAAACCTTACATGATTGAGGACTTAGAGACTGTAATTCGCCGTCACCTTTATAGCAAGCTTGAACCTCAGCCAGCTTTAGAGCTATGTCAAGAGTGA
- a CDS encoding hybrid sensor histidine kinase/response regulator, with protein MSVIEKSKIDRILAVDDTRDNLILVQTILESEGYQIELVTNGLSALQQVEKSPPDLILLDVMMPGIDGYEVTRRIRHHPGIKSYIPILLITAFHESSVVEGLDAGADDFIRKPFDTDELLARVRSLLRLKHSLDEQQKMARQREDFVSRLTHDLRTPLVAADRMLNLFEEETFCKISPEMKQAISVMIRSNKNLMQMVNTLLEVYRFEAGKKTLNWEPCNLREIAEEVVSELYPLATEKSLILKLEAHELDKLGEKAGVVMGDCLELRRVLHNLIGNAIKFTDTGGVEIRISEQPVNSTNHDWLTIEVEDTGYGIAPEDQVTIFERFRQGRNKRSGSGLGLHLSRRIVEAHDGKIEVSSQLGKGSIFIVQLPKHI; from the coding sequence ATGTCTGTTATCGAAAAATCTAAGATTGACCGAATTTTGGCTGTTGATGATACTAGAGATAATCTCATTTTGGTGCAAACAATTTTAGAGAGTGAGGGGTATCAAATTGAGTTAGTCACCAATGGGTTGTCCGCCTTACAGCAAGTTGAAAAATCTCCACCGGATCTGATTTTACTAGATGTGATGATGCCAGGGATTGATGGTTATGAAGTCACACGTCGTATTCGTCATCATCCGGGTATTAAATCTTATATACCCATTTTGCTGATTACTGCTTTTCACGAATCTAGCGTGGTCGAAGGTTTAGATGCTGGTGCTGATGATTTTATTCGCAAACCATTTGATACGGATGAACTCTTAGCAAGAGTGCGATCGCTGTTGCGTCTCAAGCACAGTCTTGATGAACAACAAAAAATGGCTCGTCAGCGAGAAGACTTTGTTTCCCGTCTGACTCATGATTTGCGAACTCCCCTGGTAGCAGCGGATCGGATGCTGAATTTGTTTGAGGAAGAAACTTTCTGCAAAATTTCCCCCGAAATGAAACAAGCGATCAGCGTCATGATTCGCAGTAACAAAAATTTGATGCAAATGGTGAACACACTGTTAGAAGTCTATCGCTTTGAAGCAGGTAAAAAAACTCTGAATTGGGAACCCTGTAATCTACGCGAAATAGCCGAAGAAGTGGTAAGTGAACTCTATCCTTTAGCCACTGAGAAAAGCTTGATTCTCAAACTAGAAGCTCATGAGTTAGACAAACTGGGAGAAAAAGCTGGTGTAGTCATGGGAGATTGCTTGGAATTGCGACGAGTTTTGCATAATTTGATCGGCAATGCTATCAAGTTTACAGATACCGGAGGCGTAGAAATTCGCATTTCTGAACAACCAGTTAATTCTACAAATCACGATTGGCTCACAATTGAAGTTGAAGATACTGGATATGGGATTGCTCCTGAAGACCAAGTAACCATTTTCGAGCGGTTTCGTCAAGGGAGAAATAAACGGTCAGGTAGTGGTTTAGGTCTGCACCTATCGCGCCGAATTGTAGAAGCGCACGATGGGAAGATTGAGGTGTCGTCACAACTGGGTAAAGGTAGCATCTTCATAGTCCAACTACCAAAACACATTTAA
- a CDS encoding ATP-binding protein, with the protein MEQTLKILVVDDDEVDRITVRRALTTAGVRMQLFEVANSNDALSAFEHTTYDCVFLDYRLPDQDCLTLIHKLRSLQIKVPLVVLTDHGDEEIAVELMKAGATDYLCKSWVSSERLAQVLRNAIRVHRAEMEAALAIQHLRESNEQLFIQNQELEKQRQQIQLQNLKLWEASRLKSQFLASISHELRTPMNAIIGFSQILLRPKFGNLTFQQADMVERILNNGKHLLMLLNEILDFSKLEGGRLELKPELFDLSKVINSTVAEIRSLVDAKKLSLLVQMDLSNPWVFNDSVRVRQILINLLSNAIKFTESGSIWIEVKELPYNQVVISVRDTGIGIAPRDFKHIFEAFRQVDQSISRKYPGTGLGLAIIDSLVRIMGGKIIVESESGVGSMFKIEFPRQIKLSSVAFDVPSVNLDGGQIFCAVQNPHQPHSSSSKTSMGSANLKL; encoded by the coding sequence ATGGAACAGACGCTGAAAATTTTGGTTGTAGACGATGATGAAGTTGACCGCATAACTGTGCGTCGTGCTTTGACTACAGCAGGAGTGCGGATGCAACTGTTTGAGGTAGCTAACTCTAATGATGCGCTCTCTGCTTTTGAGCATACTACCTATGACTGCGTTTTTCTCGACTATCGCTTACCAGATCAGGATTGCTTGACGCTGATCCACAAACTACGCTCTTTGCAAATCAAAGTTCCTTTAGTGGTTCTGACTGATCACGGAGATGAAGAAATTGCTGTCGAGTTGATGAAAGCTGGTGCTACAGATTATCTTTGTAAATCTTGGGTATCTTCAGAAAGATTAGCACAGGTTTTGCGAAATGCAATTCGAGTGCATCGAGCAGAAATGGAAGCAGCTTTAGCAATCCAACATCTGAGAGAAAGTAACGAGCAACTGTTTATTCAGAACCAAGAACTCGAAAAACAAAGACAACAAATTCAGTTGCAAAACTTAAAGTTATGGGAAGCATCGCGACTAAAATCACAGTTTTTGGCCAGCATCTCCCACGAATTAAGAACTCCAATGAATGCGATCATTGGGTTCTCTCAAATTTTGTTACGTCCCAAGTTTGGTAATTTGACGTTTCAACAAGCAGATATGGTAGAACGTATTCTCAACAATGGCAAGCATTTATTAATGCTGTTGAATGAGATTCTCGATTTTTCCAAACTGGAGGGAGGACGATTAGAGTTAAAACCAGAATTATTTGATTTATCAAAGGTTATCAACTCTACTGTTGCAGAAATACGTTCTCTGGTTGATGCGAAAAAGCTATCATTACTGGTTCAAATGGATTTATCTAACCCGTGGGTATTTAATGATTCAGTTCGTGTGCGGCAGATTTTAATTAACCTGCTCTCAAACGCAATTAAATTTACAGAGTCTGGTAGTATTTGGATTGAGGTGAAGGAACTTCCCTATAATCAAGTGGTGATTAGTGTTCGGGATACTGGTATTGGTATAGCTCCTAGAGATTTTAAACATATTTTTGAAGCTTTTAGACAAGTAGATCAGAGTATCAGCCGCAAATACCCAGGGACAGGTCTGGGTTTAGCAATTATAGATTCACTAGTGCGAATCATGGGCGGCAAAATTATCGTTGAAAGTGAATCGGGGGTTGGTTCAATGTTTAAGATAGAATTCCCACGTCAAATCAAATTATCGTCTGTAGCCTTCGATGTTCCATCTGTAAATTTGGATGGAGGTCAGATTTTTTGTGCTGTGCAAAATCCTCATCAGCCTCATTCTTCATCCAGCAAAACATCAATGGGTTCTGCTAACTTAAAGCTTTAG
- a CDS encoding response regulator transcription factor has product MSEISIILIEDHDLTRMGLRAALQSHSALRVIGEAGNATQGLKLLETAKPDVAVVDIGLPDMDGIELTRKFKRFQAETGNSNTKILILTMDHTEDAVLAAFAAGADSYYMKETSINKLTEAIQATYNGNSWIDPAIANVVLRKMRQGLPGETQSSDKPKTVKIEALATEYEQVLETYPLTQRELEILELIVSGCSNGQIAEKLYITVGTVKTHVRNILNKLCADDRTQAAVRALRSGLVG; this is encoded by the coding sequence ATGAGTGAAATCAGCATTATCTTAATAGAAGATCATGACCTAACGCGGATGGGACTACGAGCTGCATTACAATCGCACAGTGCGTTGAGAGTGATTGGGGAAGCGGGAAACGCCACCCAGGGACTAAAACTCTTGGAGACAGCAAAGCCAGATGTAGCTGTTGTGGATATTGGCTTACCTGACATGGATGGGATTGAACTCACCCGGAAGTTTAAACGGTTTCAAGCAGAAACAGGGAATTCAAACACAAAAATTCTCATTCTGACAATGGATCACACAGAGGATGCCGTACTAGCTGCTTTTGCGGCGGGGGCAGACTCTTATTATATGAAAGAAACCAGCATTAATAAATTAACCGAGGCCATACAAGCAACTTACAACGGCAACTCTTGGATTGATCCAGCGATCGCCAATGTGGTATTAAGAAAGATGCGGCAAGGTTTGCCAGGGGAAACCCAATCATCTGATAAGCCTAAGACCGTGAAAATTGAAGCCCTGGCGACAGAATACGAGCAAGTTTTAGAAACCTACCCACTAACTCAACGAGAATTAGAAATTTTAGAGTTGATTGTCTCTGGGTGTAGCAACGGGCAGATTGCAGAGAAACTATATATTACAGTTGGGACAGTGAAAACCCATGTTCGCAATATCCTAAATAAACTCTGTGCTGATGATCGTACCCAAGCTGCAGTTCGTGCTTTGCGTTCCGGGTTAGTCGGCTAA
- a CDS encoding lipid-A-disaccharide synthase-related protein, which yields MSDVSRLSLASHPQTTTSRLQLLVLSNGHGEDVIAVRILQELQQQANPPDIFALPLVGEGRAYQQMDIPLIGSVRTMPSGGFIYMDGRQLVKDVRGGLLQLTLNQIKAVRRWVNSQKQLGNKTGILAVGDIVPLLFASFSGASYAFVGTAKSEYYVRDEAGLLPRKTKGASWENFSGSIYHPWERWLMSRRRCQAVFPRDSLTTQILKKWPIPAFDLGNPMMDGLEASFPRQRFYSADVQQQEISRPLVITLLPGSRPPEAYKNWEVMMVAVSALMASFRERDSIFHTSGSVVFLGAIAPGLDCDILGQTLKSLGWRPHSESPIQVNDANVLTFKQKNAYLLLTQQAYNDCLHLGDLAIAMAGTATEQFVGLGKPAIAIPGEGPQYNPAFAEAQSRLLGTSLILVDQPSKVAKVVQSLFNNPDSLQLIADNGLQRMGQPGAARRIANCLQERLAD from the coding sequence ATGAGTGATGTATCTCGGTTATCTCTAGCTTCTCATCCGCAAACGACAACTTCGCGGTTGCAGTTACTGGTTTTAAGCAATGGTCATGGAGAGGATGTGATTGCAGTGCGGATTTTGCAAGAACTGCAGCAGCAAGCAAACCCACCAGATATCTTTGCTTTACCTCTGGTGGGTGAAGGACGGGCTTACCAACAGATGGATATACCCCTGATTGGTTCGGTACGCACTATGCCTTCTGGCGGCTTTATATATATGGATGGGCGTCAATTGGTTAAGGATGTCCGTGGTGGTTTATTGCAACTTACTCTCAACCAAATTAAAGCTGTACGCCGTTGGGTAAATTCTCAAAAACAATTAGGCAACAAGACGGGTATCTTAGCTGTGGGAGATATTGTCCCGCTGTTGTTTGCCAGTTTTAGTGGTGCTAGCTATGCTTTTGTGGGTACGGCAAAATCAGAATATTATGTCCGCGATGAAGCTGGTTTATTACCACGCAAAACTAAAGGTGCTAGTTGGGAAAATTTTTCAGGTTCGATTTACCATCCTTGGGAACGTTGGTTGATGAGTCGTCGCCGTTGTCAGGCGGTGTTCCCTAGGGACTCGTTGACGACGCAAATCTTAAAAAAATGGCCAATTCCCGCTTTTGATTTGGGGAATCCGATGATGGATGGTCTGGAGGCGTCGTTTCCTCGTCAGCGGTTTTATAGTGCGGATGTCCAGCAGCAAGAAATTTCTCGTCCGTTGGTGATCACTCTGCTTCCTGGTTCTCGTCCCCCAGAGGCTTACAAAAACTGGGAAGTGATGATGGTGGCTGTATCTGCATTGATGGCTAGTTTTCGCGAACGAGATTCTATTTTCCACACTTCGGGATCTGTGGTGTTTTTAGGGGCGATCGCTCCGGGTTTAGACTGTGATATTCTCGGACAAACTCTCAAATCTCTTGGCTGGCGTCCTCATTCGGAATCTCCCATCCAAGTTAATGATGCTAATGTATTGACATTTAAACAAAAAAATGCTTATTTATTGTTAACTCAACAAGCTTATAATGACTGCTTACATTTGGGAGATTTGGCGATCGCAATGGCGGGGACAGCTACCGAACAATTTGTAGGTTTAGGCAAACCGGCGATCGCGATTCCTGGTGAGGGTCCCCAATATAACCCGGCTTTTGCAGAAGCTCAAAGCCGCCTTTTAGGAACATCTTTAATTTTAGTAGACCAACCATCAAAAGTTGCTAAAGTGGTACAATCTTTATTTAACAATCCTGACAGTTTGCAATTAATTGCTGATAATGGTCTACAACGCATGGGTCAACCAGGTGCGGCTCGACGGATTGCCAATTGTTTGCAGGAAAGATTAGCCGACTAA
- a CDS encoding protein kinase, translated as MLTGTTLQAGKYTLNQEIGQGGFGITFKATHHYLGHEVVIKTINERLRQHPDYAKFERQFQDEARRLATCIHPHIVRVSDFFVEAGLPYMVMEYIPGQTLGEAFVLSGIPLPEATAIHFIRQIGAALQVVHNNGLLHRDVKPDNIILRQGTQEVILIDFGIAREFNSGVRQTHTGMVSEGYSPIEQYLSQATRTPATDVYGLAATLYALLTAQVPLPALLRDHEKMPSPRELQPHLSAAVNQAIMRGMAVESRFRPGTVAEWLKLLPANAADFVPQALPTNAVATIDLSVLQQETLLGTTAQKNQISLPLAIKNVKSRALQLASSKVLLGTGVAIVAATAGFGITSMLPKTQPQPAPPPLFSQPTKEPTAEIPATNNTSSSPTKETQASSVNELPPVSNIRRRRRNRPVTQEETSNNSNSSTEESRQRNTREPQTENREPASPSPEASPPLPLVEKLREIRSSRDASRSPENNSPPVSKDSAPSPSHKQSNPVVVPAAPASEESKQSEPPAVVVPTSEDKPNSSDDSPSQKDEKPQEKPQTDNQ; from the coding sequence ATGTTAACAGGTACAACTTTGCAGGCTGGAAAATATACCCTCAACCAGGAAATCGGACAGGGTGGCTTTGGGATTACTTTCAAAGCCACTCATCACTACTTAGGTCATGAAGTAGTGATTAAGACTATTAATGAACGGTTGCGACAACATCCTGATTATGCTAAATTCGAGCGCCAATTCCAAGATGAAGCTAGACGATTAGCTACTTGTATCCATCCTCATATTGTTCGAGTCAGCGACTTTTTTGTCGAAGCTGGACTACCTTATATGGTGATGGAATATATTCCTGGACAAACGTTAGGTGAGGCTTTTGTCTTATCAGGAATACCTTTGCCAGAAGCCACGGCTATTCATTTTATCCGCCAAATTGGGGCAGCATTGCAGGTGGTACACAACAACGGGTTGCTACACCGAGATGTCAAACCTGATAATATCATTCTCCGTCAAGGAACCCAGGAGGTGATACTGATTGATTTTGGCATCGCCAGGGAATTTAATAGCGGTGTAAGACAGACGCACACGGGTATGGTTTCTGAGGGATATTCCCCCATTGAACAATATCTTAGCCAAGCAACGCGCACCCCAGCAACAGATGTTTATGGTTTAGCAGCAACGTTGTATGCGTTGTTAACAGCACAAGTTCCCTTACCCGCATTGCTACGCGATCACGAAAAAATGCCGTCTCCCCGTGAACTCCAACCCCACCTCAGTGCTGCGGTAAATCAGGCGATTATGCGGGGGATGGCGGTGGAATCTCGCTTTCGTCCGGGGACAGTTGCAGAGTGGCTGAAGCTGCTACCTGCAAATGCAGCGGATTTTGTCCCGCAGGCTTTACCCACAAACGCCGTCGCGACTATCGATTTATCTGTCCTCCAGCAAGAAACATTACTTGGGACCACAGCCCAAAAAAATCAGATTTCTCTACCATTAGCGATCAAGAATGTTAAATCACGGGCACTGCAACTAGCCTCTTCTAAAGTATTATTGGGCACTGGTGTAGCGATTGTAGCTGCCACCGCAGGTTTTGGCATTACTAGTATGCTTCCTAAAACCCAGCCACAGCCAGCACCACCGCCTCTTTTTTCCCAGCCAACCAAGGAGCCAACGGCGGAAATACCAGCAACAAATAATACGAGTTCATCGCCAACGAAAGAGACTCAAGCCTCTTCGGTAAATGAATTGCCACCCGTCTCTAATATTAGGCGACGCAGGCGCAATCGTCCTGTTACCCAAGAAGAAACTTCCAATAACAGTAACAGTTCTACAGAAGAATCCCGTCAACGCAACACCAGAGAACCTCAAACTGAGAACCGGGAACCAGCCTCACCTTCTCCTGAAGCTTCCCCCCCATTACCGCTAGTAGAAAAGCTCAGGGAAATTCGCTCATCTCGTGATGCTTCCCGCTCACCAGAAAACAACTCTCCTCCTGTGAGTAAAGATTCCGCCCCATCCCCATCACACAAGCAGTCAAATCCCGTAGTTGTACCAGCAGCACCAGCATCTGAGGAATCAAAACAGTCAGAACCGCCGGCTGTGGTTGTACCAACATCTGAAGACAAGCCAAATTCATCTGATGACAGTCCATCCCAAAAGGATGAAAAGCCCCAAGAAAAGCCACAAACTGATAACCAGTAG